The Gillisia sp. Hel_I_86 genome has a segment encoding these proteins:
- a CDS encoding sodium-translocating pyrophosphatase: MESMIIYAPIVLAIIGLIYMWMKRSWVLKQDAGDGKMKEISDHIYEGALAFLNAEYKLLTVFVIIVSIALAVVSFVVPTTHWLIVVAFIFGAFFSALAGNMGMKIATKTNVRTTQAAKTSLPNALGISFGGGTVMGLGVAGLAVLGLTSFFILFFNYFMGGVWTSTSDMTIVLETLAGFSLGAESIALFARVGGGIYTKAADVGADLVGKVEAGIPEDDPRNPATIADNVGDNVGDVAGMGADLFGSYVATVLAAMVLGNYVIKDMGGNISDLFGGIGPVLLPMAIAGAGIIISMIGTMLVKISSNDAKESEVMRALNIGNWVSIALVALSCFALVKWMLPETMQMEFFGEGLKEISSMRVFGATIIGLIVGGAISSVTEYYTGLGKKPILKIVQQSSTGAGTNIIAGLATGMISTFPSILLFASAIWASYAFAGFYGVALAASAMMATTAMQLAIDAFGPISDNAGGIAEMSEQEPIVRERTDILDSVGNTTAATGKGFAIASAALTSLALFAAYVTFTGIEGINIFKAPVLAMLFVGGMIPVVFSALAMNAVGKAAMEMVQEVRRQFREIPGIMEGTGKPQYDKCVAISTEASLREMMLPGLLTIGFPLAIAFIPMIFGMDNLAIAEMLGGYMAGVTVSGVLWAIFQNNAGGAWDNAKKSFEAGVLIDGEMTYKGSEAHKAAVTGDTVGDPFKDTSGPSMNILIKLTCLIGLVIAPILGGHTIGDTQNEVENASIMNVEGIENSKTKEVEVRMTTEGDETVAKVRTTTIENGKSDVKVKTFKGTKEEVESQVQSM, translated from the coding sequence ATGGAATCAATGATTATCTATGCCCCAATTGTTCTAGCAATTATTGGCCTAATTTATATGTGGATGAAAAGATCCTGGGTTTTAAAACAGGATGCCGGTGACGGAAAAATGAAAGAAATTTCAGATCATATATACGAAGGTGCCCTTGCTTTTTTAAATGCCGAATATAAATTACTAACCGTTTTTGTGATTATAGTAAGTATTGCACTTGCAGTAGTATCTTTTGTAGTACCAACCACTCACTGGTTAATTGTGGTGGCTTTTATTTTTGGAGCATTTTTCTCTGCCCTGGCAGGAAATATGGGAATGAAAATAGCAACAAAGACCAATGTTAGAACTACACAAGCTGCCAAAACAAGTTTGCCAAATGCCTTGGGGATTTCTTTTGGTGGTGGTACAGTAATGGGTCTTGGAGTAGCAGGACTTGCGGTTTTAGGCCTAACTTCCTTCTTTATATTATTCTTCAATTACTTTATGGGAGGTGTTTGGACCTCCACATCAGATATGACAATTGTATTGGAAACCCTTGCAGGATTCTCTCTTGGAGCTGAATCTATCGCTTTGTTTGCGCGTGTGGGAGGTGGAATTTACACCAAAGCTGCGGATGTTGGAGCCGATCTGGTTGGAAAAGTAGAAGCAGGTATTCCAGAAGACGATCCTAGAAACCCAGCAACTATTGCAGATAACGTGGGAGACAACGTAGGGGATGTTGCAGGAATGGGAGCCGATCTTTTTGGCTCTTATGTAGCAACCGTTTTAGCAGCAATGGTCCTTGGGAATTATGTGATAAAGGATATGGGCGGAAACATTAGTGATCTTTTTGGCGGTATTGGCCCGGTATTATTACCAATGGCTATTGCCGGTGCAGGAATCATTATTTCTATGATTGGGACCATGCTGGTTAAAATAAGCAGCAATGACGCCAAGGAATCGGAAGTAATGCGAGCCTTGAACATTGGGAACTGGGTCTCTATAGCGCTTGTTGCCCTATCATGTTTTGCCCTTGTAAAATGGATGCTCCCGGAAACCATGCAGATGGAATTCTTTGGAGAAGGTTTAAAAGAAATTTCTTCGATGCGTGTATTCGGCGCAACTATTATCGGGCTTATAGTTGGGGGAGCTATTTCTTCAGTAACCGAATATTATACAGGATTAGGCAAAAAGCCAATTCTTAAGATCGTACAACAATCCAGCACTGGAGCAGGAACCAATATAATAGCAGGATTGGCAACAGGGATGATCTCTACTTTTCCTTCAATTTTATTGTTTGCAAGTGCAATTTGGGCTTCTTATGCGTTCGCAGGATTTTACGGAGTTGCATTAGCAGCTTCAGCAATGATGGCTACAACCGCTATGCAATTGGCTATTGATGCCTTCGGACCAATTTCCGATAACGCAGGTGGTATTGCTGAAATGAGTGAACAAGAACCAATTGTGAGAGAACGTACAGATATCTTGGATTCTGTAGGAAATACAACTGCAGCAACCGGGAAAGGTTTTGCAATTGCATCTGCTGCATTAACCTCTTTGGCCTTATTTGCAGCCTATGTAACTTTTACAGGGATAGAAGGGATCAACATTTTTAAAGCCCCAGTACTTGCAATGTTATTTGTAGGGGGAATGATTCCGGTAGTATTTTCAGCATTGGCGATGAATGCCGTTGGAAAAGCAGCTATGGAAATGGTACAGGAAGTACGCAGACAGTTTAGGGAAATTCCAGGAATTATGGAAGGTACAGGAAAACCACAATACGATAAATGCGTGGCGATCTCTACCGAAGCATCTTTAAGAGAAATGATGCTGCCCGGCTTGCTTACAATAGGGTTCCCTTTGGCAATAGCATTTATCCCGATGATCTTCGGAATGGATAATTTGGCAATTGCTGAAATGTTGGGAGGGTATATGGCCGGAGTTACCGTAAGTGGGGTACTTTGGGCTATTTTCCAGAACAATGCAGGGGGAGCTTGGGACAATGCTAAAAAATCTTTTGAAGCAGGAGTTCTAATTGATGGGGAAATGACCTATAAGGGTTCTGAAGCTCATAAAGCTGCCGTAACCGGTGATACTGTCGGGGATCCATTTAAAGATACTTCAGGACCATCTATGAATATCTTGATAAAGCTTACTTGCTTGATTGGTTTGGTAATAGCACCTATATTAGGCGGGCACACTATTGGAGATACGCAAAATGAAGTTGAAAACGCTTCCATTATGAATGTGGAAGGTATTGAGAATTCTAAAACTAAAGAAGTAGAAGTTAGGATGACCACTGAAGGCGATGAAACTGTTGCAAAGGTAAGAACTACTACTATTGAAAATGGGAAGAGCGATGTAAAAGTAAAAACATTTAAAGGAACTAAAGAAGAAGTGGAATCACAGGTTCAAAGTATGTAA
- a CDS encoding pyruvate dehydrogenase complex E1 component subunit beta: MKTIQFREAIQQAMSEEMRKDDTIYLMGEEVAEYNGAYKASKGMLDEFGPERVIDTPISELGFSGIGIGSAMNGNRPIIEFMTFNFALVGIDQIINNAAKMRQMSGGQFNIPIVFRGPTGSAGQLAATHSQAFESWFANCPGLKVIVPSNPYDAKGLLKAAIRDDDPVIFMESEQMYGDKGEVPEEEYIIPIGVADIKREGTDVTIVSFGKIIKEAYKAADELEKDGISCEIIDLRTVRPLDYEAIYKSVKKTNRLVILEEAWPFGNVATEITYQVQENAFDYLDAPIIKINTADTPAPYSPELLKNWLPNSEDVVKAVKKVLYK; this comes from the coding sequence ATGAAAACAATTCAATTCAGAGAAGCAATTCAGCAGGCCATGAGCGAGGAGATGCGCAAAGATGATACTATTTACCTAATGGGTGAAGAAGTAGCAGAATATAATGGTGCTTACAAAGCGTCTAAAGGCATGTTGGATGAATTTGGTCCAGAGCGGGTGATAGACACTCCTATTTCTGAACTTGGTTTCTCCGGAATTGGAATTGGAAGCGCCATGAACGGAAACAGGCCTATTATAGAGTTTATGACCTTCAACTTCGCCCTTGTTGGAATAGATCAAATTATCAACAACGCAGCAAAAATGCGTCAGATGAGCGGTGGACAATTCAACATTCCAATCGTATTTAGAGGACCAACAGGTTCTGCAGGGCAATTGGCAGCCACCCACTCTCAAGCATTTGAAAGCTGGTTTGCAAACTGTCCAGGATTGAAAGTAATTGTACCTTCCAACCCTTACGATGCAAAAGGATTGTTAAAAGCTGCAATCCGCGATGACGATCCCGTTATTTTCATGGAAAGCGAGCAGATGTACGGAGATAAAGGGGAAGTGCCGGAAGAAGAATATATAATTCCAATTGGAGTTGCAGATATTAAAAGAGAAGGAACAGATGTTACGATTGTATCTTTTGGAAAAATCATCAAGGAAGCTTACAAAGCGGCAGATGAACTGGAAAAAGATGGAATTTCCTGTGAAATCATTGACCTGCGTACGGTAAGACCTTTAGATTATGAGGCAATATATAAATCGGTTAAAAAAACAAATAGATTGGTGATATTGGAAGAAGCATGGCCATTTGGAAATGTTGCTACAGAGATCACCTATCAGGTTCAGGAAAATGCATTCGATTATTTGGATGCCCCAATTATTAAGATCAACACAGCAGATACCCCTGCTCCTTATTCCCCGGAATTACTAAAAAACTGGTTACCGAATAGTGAAGATGTTGTTAAAGCTGTTAAAAAGGTGCTTTACAAGTAA
- a CDS encoding winged helix-turn-helix domain-containing protein yields MFLIYLKENKFKTRHELCDYLGIDPRTQQRWTKQYLENGISFLLTDLPKNKKSKIITPEIHKELEKRLNSSDQGFLGYWDAQAWVNNEFDIDIQYHWLRKYLIKHFKTKLKSPRKSHYKKDEEAGKAFLKTP; encoded by the coding sequence ATGTTTTTAATCTATCTAAAAGAGAACAAATTTAAAACACGCCACGAGCTTTGCGATTATTTAGGTATTGATCCACGAACCCAACAACGCTGGACAAAACAGTATCTTGAAAATGGAATATCGTTTTTATTGACTGATTTGCCCAAGAACAAAAAGTCAAAAATAATCACTCCTGAAATACATAAGGAACTTGAAAAACGTTTGAATTCTAGCGACCAGGGATTTTTAGGATATTGGGATGCGCAAGCGTGGGTAAATAATGAATTTGACATAGATATACAATACCATTGGTTGCGCAAATATTTGATAAAGCATTTTAAGACCAAGCTTAAAAGCCCCCGTAAATCTCATTATAAAAAAGATGAAGAAGCTGGAAAAGCTTTTTTAAAAACTCCCTAA
- a CDS encoding IS630 family transposase produces the protein MRTSLNKNKYKQVNLYFQDEARFGMMTHTGKHLTACGIKPIVKYQHIFKTTYLYGSYSPINGNSFVWEINGVDTTVFEAYLENFSKYKPQEFKIVIIDNAGFHSTKNINVPENIYLLRIPPYTPELNPCEQVWQYIKNRFKNQRFKSMQELKQWLHQIVKDMGKQTIKSITGNHHYVNAFVTTFNS, from the coding sequence ATTAGAACAAGTCTAAATAAAAACAAGTATAAGCAAGTAAATTTGTACTTTCAAGATGAAGCTCGATTTGGTATGATGACCCATACCGGCAAACACTTAACAGCCTGCGGGATCAAACCTATTGTCAAATATCAACACATATTTAAAACAACTTATCTATATGGTAGTTATTCCCCAATAAACGGAAATAGTTTTGTCTGGGAAATTAATGGAGTAGATACTACTGTTTTCGAAGCTTATCTAGAGAACTTCTCTAAATACAAACCTCAAGAATTTAAAATTGTGATAATTGATAATGCTGGTTTTCATTCGACAAAAAATATTAATGTGCCCGAGAATATATATTTGTTGAGAATTCCGCCTTACACTCCAGAACTCAATCCGTGTGAACAAGTATGGCAGTATATTAAAAATAGGTTTAAAAATCAAAGGTTTAAATCAATGCAGGAACTTAAACAATGGCTACATCAAATCGTAAAAGATATGGGCAAGCAAACAATAAAATCAATTACTGGCAATCACCATTATGTAAATGCATTTGTTACGACTTTTAATAGTTAA
- a CDS encoding electron transfer flavoprotein subunit beta/FixA family protein encodes MKILVCISHVPDTTSKINFTDNNTKFDTNGVQFVINPNDEFGLTRAMWFKEKQGASVDVINVGGAETEPTLRKALAIGADNAIRVNTPATDGFQVAKQLANVAKEGGYDLIIAGRESIDYNGGMVPGMLAALLKANFVNTCIGLEVEGTQAKVVREIDGGKETVTAKLPLIIGAQKGLVEESDLRIPNMRGIMMARKKPLNVVEPVDVTVQTKIEKFEKPAPKGAVKLIDPDNLDELIQLLHTEAKVI; translated from the coding sequence ATGAAAATATTAGTGTGTATAAGTCACGTCCCGGACACTACTTCGAAGATTAACTTTACAGATAACAATACTAAGTTTGACACCAATGGAGTCCAGTTTGTAATTAATCCGAATGACGAATTTGGTCTTACCCGTGCTATGTGGTTCAAAGAGAAACAAGGAGCTTCTGTAGATGTAATAAATGTTGGAGGCGCAGAAACTGAACCTACTTTAAGAAAGGCATTAGCTATTGGCGCAGATAATGCAATTAGGGTAAACACGCCCGCAACAGATGGTTTTCAAGTTGCCAAACAACTTGCAAATGTTGCCAAAGAAGGTGGATATGATCTTATTATTGCAGGACGGGAGTCTATAGATTACAACGGGGGAATGGTTCCAGGAATGTTGGCCGCTTTATTAAAAGCCAACTTTGTGAACACTTGTATTGGACTTGAAGTTGAAGGAACCCAAGCAAAAGTAGTTAGGGAAATAGACGGTGGGAAAGAAACTGTTACCGCTAAATTACCATTGATTATTGGTGCACAAAAAGGTTTGGTTGAGGAAAGTGACCTTAGGATTCCCAATATGAGGGGAATTATGATGGCTAGAAAAAAACCATTGAATGTGGTCGAACCTGTGGATGTCACAGTCCAAACTAAAATTGAGAAATTCGAAAAACCGGCTCCTAAAGGTGCTGTGAAATTGATAGATCCGGATAATTTGGATGAATTGATCCAATTACTTCATACAGAAGCTAAAGTGATTTAA
- a CDS encoding DUF5686 and carboxypeptidase-like regulatory domain-containing protein, with the protein MKYTFLFAFLFFGIFQGWSQTRISGVLVDETGTPVPFANVIFLSSSEGTTTTENGVFYLKSDQDQPNVEFSYVGYETLVLPLENGDNLDLKIILKEMTESLGEVIIYQGKTSKKNNPALDILRKIWENKRQNGVKKFDQYEYRKYEKLEFDLNKIDSALIKSRLFNGMEFIFKDLDTNRVTGKTYLPIFLNEAVSKVYGDKNSGKVKEELLGNKNSGFSNNQLLISTVKDIYSEIDIYENYLKFFDKSFISPLSTTGINNYNYVLTDSSFVGDKWCYRIRYYPRRKNELTFKGDFWVNDTTWAVKKINLEMAEDANVNWVKGVYIEQEFDVLNDSIFLITRDFFQVDFSLRDKESARGIYGKRTVLYDEYNFNNKKLLKFYDTRVIDFKKEVYNRDDEFWKENRLEELNGDERGVYKMLDTLQNVKAFKRLYNLTTTLSSGYIEFDGFDYGPIYTTFGFNDVEGFRLRGGGRSYFDENDPWRIEGYGAYGFKDKQFKYGIAGKILLDKKMRIIATAGNRRDIEQLGTSLTNTTDVLGRSLASSSLINVGNNDKLSSINLSVVSLEIEPLKNFTFRLAGSYRILKPASPTFSLDFYTDETLTQIDSKINQTEISTIFSYTPGRETTGFGVDRNVINGGDFPTLFLNYSLGVKDIFESDFNYRKIQFFYNQPLLVGGFGKANVSLEAGKTFGDVPLGLLSVVPGNQTYFALYNTFPLLNFYEFVTDTYAAAHFEHNFNGRLFSRIPGLRDLNLREIIGIRGVYGEISEENKNIAASGLPLIAPDSKPYWEYSVGVGNIFKFLRLDAHFRGNYFDNEDARSFGVTASFGFHF; encoded by the coding sequence ATGAAATACACCTTTTTATTCGCCTTTCTCTTTTTTGGCATTTTTCAAGGATGGTCCCAAACCAGAATTAGTGGAGTACTTGTAGACGAAACAGGAACTCCCGTTCCTTTTGCGAATGTTATTTTTTTAAGCTCTTCTGAAGGAACTACAACCACCGAAAATGGTGTTTTCTATCTAAAATCTGATCAAGATCAACCCAATGTGGAATTTTCCTATGTAGGGTATGAGACTTTGGTGTTACCCCTTGAAAACGGAGATAATTTGGATCTTAAGATTATTTTAAAAGAAATGACCGAATCTTTGGGCGAGGTGATAATCTATCAAGGGAAAACTTCTAAAAAAAACAATCCCGCTTTGGATATCCTAAGAAAGATCTGGGAAAACAAAAGACAAAATGGCGTAAAGAAATTTGATCAATACGAATACAGAAAATATGAAAAGCTTGAATTCGATCTTAATAAAATAGACAGCGCTTTAATTAAAAGTCGCTTATTTAATGGGATGGAATTTATTTTTAAAGATTTGGACACGAACAGGGTTACTGGAAAAACCTACTTGCCAATTTTTCTCAATGAGGCCGTTTCCAAAGTATATGGAGATAAAAATTCCGGAAAGGTCAAAGAAGAACTTTTAGGGAATAAAAATTCTGGTTTCAGCAACAATCAACTTCTAATTTCCACTGTAAAAGATATTTATTCAGAAATAGATATCTATGAGAATTATCTCAAGTTTTTTGACAAAAGTTTTATAAGTCCGCTTTCTACCACTGGAATCAATAATTATAATTATGTTCTAACAGATAGCTCTTTTGTGGGTGACAAATGGTGCTATCGAATAAGGTATTATCCAAGACGAAAAAATGAATTGACCTTTAAAGGGGACTTTTGGGTAAACGATACTACCTGGGCGGTTAAGAAGATCAATTTAGAAATGGCAGAAGACGCCAATGTAAACTGGGTGAAAGGGGTTTATATAGAGCAGGAATTCGATGTTTTGAACGATTCTATTTTCCTAATCACCAGAGATTTTTTTCAGGTAGATTTTTCGCTTCGGGATAAAGAATCTGCAAGAGGGATCTATGGAAAAAGAACGGTGCTGTATGACGAATACAATTTCAACAATAAAAAACTATTGAAATTTTACGATACCCGAGTGATCGATTTCAAAAAAGAAGTTTATAATCGGGATGATGAATTTTGGAAAGAAAACAGACTCGAAGAATTAAATGGGGATGAGCGCGGTGTCTACAAAATGCTGGACACCCTGCAAAATGTAAAGGCCTTTAAACGCTTGTACAATTTAACCACCACCTTATCTTCTGGCTACATAGAATTCGATGGTTTTGACTATGGCCCCATTTATACCACTTTTGGGTTTAATGATGTAGAGGGATTTAGATTAAGAGGGGGCGGAAGAAGTTATTTCGATGAGAATGATCCATGGCGGATTGAAGGATATGGTGCTTACGGATTCAAGGACAAGCAATTTAAATATGGGATTGCAGGAAAAATATTGCTGGACAAAAAAATGAGGATAATCGCCACAGCTGGTAACAGGCGCGATATAGAGCAATTGGGAACAAGCCTCACCAACACTACCGATGTGCTTGGCAGAAGTTTGGCTTCTTCCTCATTGATCAATGTAGGAAATAATGATAAGTTGAGTTCTATTAACCTTTCGGTGGTAAGTCTAGAAATAGAGCCCCTTAAAAACTTCACTTTTCGACTTGCAGGATCTTACAGAATTTTGAAACCTGCTTCCCCAACTTTTAGTTTGGATTTTTATACAGATGAAACACTAACTCAAATAGATTCGAAAATAAACCAAACCGAAATCTCTACCATTTTCTCATATACACCGGGAAGAGAAACCACTGGGTTTGGGGTGGATAGGAATGTTATTAATGGCGGGGATTTTCCAACCCTCTTTTTAAACTATAGTTTGGGGGTTAAGGATATTTTTGAAAGTGATTTTAATTACAGGAAAATTCAATTCTTTTACAATCAGCCTTTATTGGTTGGAGGTTTCGGAAAAGCCAATGTAAGTCTTGAAGCAGGAAAAACATTTGGGGATGTCCCACTTGGATTGTTGAGCGTAGTGCCTGGAAATCAGACTTATTTTGCACTTTACAACACATTCCCACTGCTTAACTTCTACGAATTTGTAACCGATACGTATGCTGCTGCACATTTTGAGCACAACTTCAACGGAAGGTTATTTTCCAGGATCCCGGGCTTAAGAGATCTTAATTTGAGAGAGATTATTGGGATTAGAGGGGTTTATGGAGAAATTTCAGAAGAAAACAAAAACATAGCTGCCTCTGGATTGCCACTTATTGCACCAGATTCTAAACCTTATTGGGAATATAGTGTAGGTGTTGGAAACATCTTTAAGTTCCTTCGCTTAGATGCACATTTTAGGGGAAATTACTTCGATAATGAAGATGCCAGATCGTTTGGAGTCACCGCTTCCTTTGGTTTTCATTTTTAA
- a CDS encoding inorganic diphosphatase, with protein MSETFDVLIEIPKGSRNKYEYDFELKKVRYDRMIFSSMMYPADYGFIPNTLALDSDPLDVLVLVAEPTFPGIVMEVKPIGVFHMADEKGPDEKIICVPVSDPIWNRLNDLDDVNGHLLKEIEHFFKVYKDLEKKKVDVGGWGNADEAKEIIRQCIERYKNYEGDKERFGI; from the coding sequence ATGTCAGAGACTTTTGATGTATTGATAGAGATCCCAAAAGGGAGTAGGAACAAATATGAGTACGATTTTGAATTGAAGAAAGTTCGGTACGACCGAATGATCTTTTCTTCTATGATGTACCCTGCAGATTACGGGTTTATCCCCAACACCCTTGCGCTGGATAGTGATCCATTAGATGTATTGGTTTTGGTAGCAGAACCAACCTTTCCAGGAATTGTAATGGAAGTTAAGCCAATTGGGGTTTTCCACATGGCAGACGAAAAAGGACCAGATGAGAAAATCATTTGTGTGCCGGTTTCAGATCCTATCTGGAATAGATTGAATGATCTTGATGATGTGAACGGTCACTTGCTTAAAGAAATCGAGCATTTCTTTAAAGTATACAAAGATCTTGAGAAAAAGAAGGTTGATGTTGGTGGTTGGGGAAATGCCGATGAAGCTAAAGAGATCATTAGGCAATGTATAGAAAGATATAAAAATTACGAAGGGGACAAAGAGAGGTTCGGGATATAA